A segment of the Hirundo rustica isolate bHirRus1 chromosome 38 unlocalized genomic scaffold, bHirRus1.pri.v3 SUPER_38_unloc_3, whole genome shotgun sequence genome:
CCTTCACCCTGAATTTGGGCATCTTCAGCTTGGGGAACTTCAGTTTGCCCTCGGGCCCTTGGACGTCCAAATCCGGGGCTTCAACCTCGACTTTGGGGCCTTTGATGTCCAGCCCGGGCGTTTTCAGCTCCCCTTCCAGTTTTGGGGTGGAAACGTCCAAATCCGCCTTGACTTTGGGCCCTTTGAGGTTCAGGTCGATGTCGGGCATGGAGATCTGGGGGGTTTTGATGCTCACCTCGGGCACCTTCACCTTGGGGACCTCGACGGCGACGCCGGGACCCGAAACGTCCACTCTGCCCTTGGGAAGGGTCACCTCGACGTCGGGGCTCTCTCCCTTCACCCCGAATTTGGGCATTTTCAGCTTGGGGAACTTCAGTTTGCCCTCAGGCCCTTGGACGTCCAAATCCGGAGCTTCCACCTCGACTTTGGGGCCTTTGATGTCCAGCCCGGGGCCCCTCAGACCCGGCACGGACACGTCCAGGTCGCCGCCAGCCTTGGCACCGTTCAGGGTCAGGCCGACGTCGGGCATGGAGACTTTGGGGGCCTTGAGGTTTATTTCGGGCCCCTGGACGTCCAAACTCGGCGCCTCAACGTCCACCTTGGGGCCGGACACGTCCAGGTCTGCCTTTGGGAGGTTCACGTCCACCTCGGGGCCTTCTCCCTTCAGCCCAAATTTGGGCATCTTGAATTTGGGCACCTTGAATTTTCCCTCAGGGCCGTGGATGTCGACGTCGGGCGCCTCAATGTCCACTTTGGGGCCCTTGATGTCCACGCTTGGGACGCTGACGTCCACCCTGGGGCCAGAGACGTCCACCCTGGGGCCGGAGACGTCCACGCCCGCTTTGGGAAGGGTCACGTCTACGCTGGGGCTCTCTCCCTTCACCCCAAATTTGGGCATTTTCAGCTTGGGGAACTTCAGTTTGCCCTCGGGCCCCTGGATCTCCATTTCTGGGCTCCCGACCTCGACTTTGGGGCCTTTGATCTCCAGTCCGGGGCTCTTCAGCTCCCCTTCCAGTTTTGGGACAGAAACATCCAGGTTTCCCTTCACCCCGGGCCCTTTGAGGTTCAGGTCGACGTCGGGCGCGGAGATCTGGGGGGTTTTGACGCTCACCTCGGGCACCTTCACCGCAGGGCCCCTGATGTCCACTCCGGGCACCTCCACCCCGGCCTGGGGCCCTTTCAGGTCCAGCTGAGGTCCCCTCAGTTCGCCCCCCACGGTCGGCACGGACACGTCCACGGCTCCTTTTGACCCTTTCACATCAATGTCCATCTCCACGCCCTTCAGGCCACCGCCTGGCCCGGCCACGTCCACCTGGAGCCCCTTGGGGCCGAGTCCTTTGAGCTCCCCTTCCACCCTGGGGCCCTTCAGGTTCAGGTTCACGTCCGACAGTGAAATTTGGGGCGTTTCCACCTTCTTGAAGGTGGGGCCTTTCCATTCTCCTTCCAGGGCCACCTCGGGCACGGCGGCGCCCTTGGGGACCTCGGCGGCGGCGAATTTGGGGAAGGTCAAGTGCGGGATTTTGATTTTCCCCTTGGCGCCATCCGGGGCCGGGGCCTCCACGCCGGGGACGTCcggaggaagggaggggacCTCGGTGGCACCTTTGACCTCCACGTCCACCCGCGGCTCCGGGGCTTTGCCGGACGGGGACGGAATTCCCGGTGCGGGCGAGCAGTTGACGTCCACCCCTGCGCCCACCTGCGGGGCCGGAGCTTCGCCGCCGGCCTGGAACCCGAACTTGGGGATTTTTAAACGCCGGGATCTTGATTTTCCCCACGTCCGCAGCTGGCGAGGAGCCGGCGATTTCTCCCTGTGGCCACGGAGACTCTCCGGACACGTGGAATCGCCCGTCCAGCTCTCCGAACTGTCCGTTGGCCTCGATCCGGGGTGGCCCCGGGAAGGCGCCGGAGCCCTTCCAGCCCGAGAGGGATTTTCCAGTTTCTCCACCAGGAATTTGGCTCAGCCCCTCCGGCGTCCCGGGCAggacccccggccccgctcgggCGTCGGCGCCGGACGTCACCCCCCAGCTCCGGCGTGGGGACGCAGATGCTGAAGTCGGGGCCGAGGTCGCCGTCGCGGCCGTTGACGTCCACGGTGTAGGCGGTGACCTTGCGGGTGACCGTGATGGTCCTGCTCTGCGTCCCCCCGGCCTCGGCCTCCGGCCCCTCCTCGGACCTCAGCCGCGGTTTGATTTTGGTGGTGTAGATGCGCCGGTACTCCTCATCATCGCCGCTCTGCGGGGCGGGAGACGGCACCAGTGAGCGCCGGGACGCtgcttcctccccctcctcatCATCACCTTCGTCCCCATCTTCACCTTCAGCCTGACCCTGATCCTCAttctcatcctcatcctcatcctcatcctcatcctcatcctcatcctcatcctcctccctctcatcctcatcctcaccttCATCCTTGTCCTCATCCTCTTCCCCCttgtcctcatcctcatcctcatcctcatccccctcatccccatcctcaccttcatcctgatcctgatcctgatcctcatcttcatcctcctcctcctcctcctcaatcctaccctccatcctcatccccgTTCTCcctcccgctcccggccccggccgcaCTCACCAGCACGACCTCGGGGCTGCCGGGGGCCAGCGCCTGCTGCGCGCAGCTGTGCCCGGCCAGCGGCGAGCGGTCGCCGCGGCGCTGCAGCCGCAGTCCCACCGTGTGGTGCCccatgctctgcagcagctgcgcCACCTCCCCCGACTGCAGGTTGTCGAAGTAGACGGTGGCGCTGACGATCTGAtcccctggggatggggacggggacgggtCAGGGCTCGGGGGGGCGCCGGGAGGAACCCCCCGTCCCCACCTGAGCGACCGCGGGGTCCCCGCCCACAGGGACGGAGAAATAGAACAGCCCGAGTGCCAccgggacccccaaaatcc
Coding sequences within it:
- the AHNAK gene encoding neuroblast differentiation-associated protein AHNAK, which produces MEREEDTREILLPNWQGSGSHGITIDQTDHGVFVRRVQQNSPAARMGVVQEGDQIVSATVYFDNLQSGEVAQLLQSMGHHTVGLRLQRRGDRSPLAGHSCAQQALAPGSPEVVLSGDDEEYRRIYTTKIKPRLRSEEGPEAEAGGTQSRTITVTRKVTAYTVDVNGRDGDLGPDFSICVPTPELGAKFLVEKLENPSRAGRAPAPSRGHPGSRPTDSSESWTGDSTCPESLRGHREKSPAPRQLRTWGKSRSRRLKIPKFGFQAGGEAPAPQVGAGVDVNCSPAPGIPSPSGKAPEPRVDVEVKGATEVPSLPPDVPGVEAPAPDGAKGKIKIPHLTFPKFAAAEVPKGAAVPEVALEGEWKGPTFKKVETPQISLSDVNLNLKGPRVEGELKGLGPKGLQVDVAGPGGGLKGVEMDIDVKGSKGAVDVSVPTVGGELRGPQLDLKGPQAGVEVPGVDIRGPAVKVPEVSVKTPQISAPDVDLNLKGPGVKGNLDVSVPKLEGELKSPGLEIKGPKVEVGSPEMEIQGPEGKLKFPKLKMPKFGVKGESPSVDVTLPKAGVDVSGPRVDVSGPRVDVSVPSVDIKGPKVDIEAPDVDIHGPEGKFKVPKFKMPKFGLKGEGPEVDVNLPKADLDVSGPKVDVEAPSLDVQGPEINLKAPKVSMPDVGLTLNGAKAGGDLDVSVPGLRGPGLDIKGPKVEVEAPDLDVQGPEGKLKFPKLKMPKFGVKGESPDVEVTLPKGRVDVSGPGVAVEVPKVKVPEVSIKTPQISMPDIDLNLKGPKVKADLDVSTPKLEGELKTPGLDIKGPKVEVEAPDLDVQGPEGKLKFPKLKMPKFR